One segment of Bacillus alkalisoli DNA contains the following:
- a CDS encoding aspartate carbamoyltransferase catalytic subunit, translating into MKHLRTMSDLTVDEIYVLIKEAIQFKNGETWNVDEQIFVCNLFHEASTRTKSSFEVAQRSLGMEVIPFEVSTSSVQKGETLYDTVKTLEMIGVNVFVIRHSEENYFHQLEGIQGAIINGGDGCGNHPTQSLLDLMTIFEEYGKFEGLNITICGDILHSRVARSNAEILQKLGANVTFVAPEKWQDPTYNTEQYISIDEAVKNADVLMLLRIQHERHTDQNNEATNYHKEYGLTIERELVMKEGSIIMHPAPVNRGVEIDSSLVECERSRIFEQMRNGMFMRMAVLKRAMEQ; encoded by the coding sequence GTGAAGCATCTACGAACGATGAGTGACCTTACAGTCGATGAGATCTATGTATTAATTAAAGAAGCAATCCAATTCAAGAATGGCGAAACTTGGAATGTAGACGAACAAATTTTCGTATGCAACTTATTTCACGAGGCAAGTACAAGAACAAAAAGTAGCTTTGAAGTAGCCCAAAGAAGTTTAGGGATGGAAGTTATACCTTTTGAAGTATCTACATCAAGTGTACAAAAAGGCGAAACATTATACGACACCGTAAAAACACTTGAGATGATCGGAGTAAATGTATTCGTTATTCGCCATAGTGAAGAAAACTACTTTCATCAACTAGAAGGAATACAAGGAGCTATCATCAACGGTGGAGATGGTTGTGGAAATCATCCAACTCAATCATTACTTGATTTAATGACAATTTTTGAAGAATACGGAAAGTTTGAAGGCTTAAATATTACGATTTGCGGAGATATTTTACACAGTCGTGTTGCTAGGTCAAACGCGGAAATATTACAAAAGCTTGGCGCAAACGTTACATTTGTTGCACCAGAAAAATGGCAAGATCCAACTTATAACACAGAACAATATATATCAATAGATGAAGCAGTGAAAAATGCAGATGTCCTCATGTTGCTAAGAATTCAACATGAACGCCATACAGACCAAAATAATGAGGCAACAAATTATCATAAGGAATATGGGTTAACGATTGAAAGAGAATTAGTAATGAAAGAAGGAAGTATCATTATGCATCCTGCTCCAGTTAACAGGGGAGTTGAAATAGATAGCAGCTTAGTAGAATGTGAGCGTTCTAGAATTTTTGAACAAATGAGAAATGGAATGTTTATGAGAATGGCAGTTTTAAAAAGAGCGATGGAACAATAA
- a CDS encoding solute carrier family 23 protein codes for MNEKPVLDVHERPALPTWVMLSLQHLFAMFGATILVPMIVGLSPAVALVSSGLGTLAYLLITRGQIPAYLGSSFAFIAPILAATAFGGPEAAMLGSFFAGIVYGLVALLIKKLGHGWIMNVLPPVVVGPIIVVIGLGLSGVAINNSMYVNPGAEVLEYSGVHFTVALLTLALTVVCAVFLKGFFGVIPILIGVVGGYTIAYFFGLVDFTPIQTAAWLQAPQFLVPFVTYTPDFKWAILLIMVPVAVVTIAEHIGDQMVLGKITGRNFVEKPGLHRSILGDGVATIIASFIGGPPNTTYGENIGVLAITRVFSVFVVGGAAVLAILLGFVGKVAAFITTIPTPVMGGVSILLFGIIASSGFRVLIDNKVDFGVKRNLIIASVIGVIGVGGAFIQVGENINIPAMALAAIIGVVLNLVLPGKDSYTPEDEKQNSQAG; via the coding sequence ATGAATGAAAAACCAGTATTAGACGTACATGAAAGACCAGCATTGCCAACCTGGGTAATGTTAAGTTTACAACATTTATTTGCCATGTTTGGGGCAACTATTTTAGTACCAATGATTGTGGGACTTAGTCCTGCAGTAGCATTAGTATCAAGTGGTCTTGGTACTTTAGCATATCTACTAATAACTAGAGGACAAATTCCTGCTTACTTAGGGTCATCCTTTGCTTTCATTGCACCAATTTTAGCAGCAACAGCATTCGGTGGACCAGAAGCAGCCATGTTAGGAAGCTTTTTTGCAGGTATCGTATATGGCTTAGTAGCTTTACTAATAAAAAAACTTGGTCACGGTTGGATTATGAATGTGTTACCACCTGTAGTAGTAGGTCCAATCATTGTTGTAATCGGATTAGGATTATCTGGAGTAGCGATTAACAACTCTATGTATGTTAACCCAGGTGCAGAAGTGCTTGAATATAGTGGAGTACACTTTACAGTAGCGCTTCTAACGTTAGCATTAACAGTAGTTTGTGCAGTTTTCTTAAAAGGATTTTTCGGAGTAATTCCAATTTTAATAGGTGTAGTTGGTGGTTATACAATCGCTTACTTCTTTGGTCTAGTAGACTTTACTCCAATCCAAACAGCAGCTTGGCTACAAGCACCACAATTTTTAGTACCATTCGTAACGTACACACCAGACTTTAAATGGGCTATATTGTTGATTATGGTTCCAGTAGCAGTAGTAACAATTGCAGAACATATCGGAGATCAAATGGTATTAGGTAAAATTACAGGAAGAAACTTTGTAGAAAAACCAGGATTACACCGCTCAATTTTAGGAGACGGAGTTGCAACAATTATTGCTTCTTTCATCGGTGGACCCCCAAATACTACTTATGGCGAAAACATCGGTGTGTTAGCGATCACGAGAGTATTTAGTGTGTTCGTAGTAGGTGGAGCTGCAGTACTTGCTATACTGTTAGGGTTTGTTGGAAAGGTTGCGGCCTTTATTACAACGATTCCAACACCGGTAATGGGTGGAGTATCCATCCTACTTTTCGGAATAATCGCTTCAAGTGGATTCCGTGTACTAATTGATAATAAAGTAGACTTCGGAGTTAAAAGAAACTTAATCATTGCATCAGTAATCGGAGTAATCGGTGTAGGTGGAGCATTCATCCAAGTTGGTGAAAACATCAACATTCCTGCTATGGCATTAGCAGCTATCATTGGAGTAGTACTAAACCTAGTTTTACCTGGTAAAGATTCATATACACCAGAAGACGAAAAACAAAATAGTCAAGCAGGTTAA
- the pyrR gene encoding bifunctional pyr operon transcriptional regulator/uracil phosphoribosyltransferase PyrR: MNKMTQKAIVLDEQAIRRALTRIAHEIIEKNKGIENTVLVGIKTRGIYIAKRLAERIHQIENKEIAVGEIDITLYRDDLTTKTSDNEPLVKGSNLPVDITNKKVILVDDVLFTGRTVRAGLDALMDNGRPSQIQLAVLVDRGHRELPIRADYVGKNIPTASSEKIVVELSEVDVLDQVSIHEKE, translated from the coding sequence GTGAATAAAATGACGCAAAAAGCAATTGTACTAGACGAGCAAGCAATAAGAAGAGCATTAACAAGAATCGCACACGAAATAATTGAGAAAAATAAAGGAATAGAAAACACAGTACTTGTAGGTATCAAAACTAGAGGAATCTACATCGCAAAGAGACTTGCGGAAAGAATTCATCAGATAGAAAATAAAGAAATCGCAGTAGGCGAAATCGATATAACTCTTTACCGAGACGACTTAACTACTAAAACAAGTGACAATGAACCGTTAGTAAAAGGCTCAAACTTGCCTGTAGACATAACAAACAAAAAAGTAATCTTAGTAGACGATGTGCTATTTACTGGTAGAACTGTTCGAGCAGGTTTAGATGCTTTAATGGATAACGGAAGACCATCTCAAATTCAACTAGCAGTATTAGTGGATAGAGGTCATCGTGAACTACCAATACGAGCTGATTATGTAGGAAAAAACATTCCAACTGCTAGCTCTGAAAAAATTGTCGTAGAACTCTCTGAAGTGGATGTATTAGATCAAGTTAGTATACATGAAAAAGAATAA
- a CDS encoding RluA family pseudouridine synthase — MNETLQHHVEEIEKGDRIDKVISSLNEEWSRNQVQQWIKDGNVLVNEQKTKPNYKCSIGDKLTIMIPEPEELNVTPEEMNLDVYYEDADVIVVNKPKGMVVHPAVGHASGTLVNGLMAHCKDLSGINGVLRPGIVHRIDKDTSGLLMVAKNDFAHEKLVNQLVAKTVTRKYQAIVHGVIKHDVGTIDAPIGRDKKERQSMSVTDENSKHAVTHFRVIERFNDFTHVECRLETGRTHQIRVHMKYIGYPLVGDPKYGPRKTLPIEGQALHAGVLGFVHPRTEEYLEFSAPIPTEFEELLKSLKSD, encoded by the coding sequence ATGAATGAAACTTTACAACATCATGTAGAAGAAATAGAAAAAGGGGACCGTATTGATAAAGTTATTTCTTCCCTTAATGAAGAATGGTCAAGAAATCAAGTTCAACAATGGATTAAAGATGGAAATGTATTAGTAAATGAACAAAAAACAAAACCTAACTACAAATGTAGTATCGGTGATAAATTAACAATTATGATTCCAGAACCAGAAGAATTAAATGTTACTCCAGAAGAAATGAATTTAGATGTCTACTACGAAGATGCGGACGTTATTGTAGTAAACAAACCAAAAGGAATGGTTGTACATCCAGCTGTAGGACATGCAAGTGGAACATTAGTAAACGGCTTAATGGCACACTGTAAAGACCTTTCTGGAATTAATGGTGTCCTTCGTCCAGGTATTGTGCATCGAATCGATAAAGATACATCTGGTTTATTAATGGTAGCAAAAAATGATTTTGCGCATGAAAAGCTAGTAAATCAACTAGTAGCAAAAACAGTAACAAGAAAATATCAAGCAATCGTACACGGAGTAATTAAACATGATGTTGGTACAATTGATGCTCCAATTGGTCGTGATAAAAAAGAACGTCAAAGTATGTCAGTTACAGATGAAAATAGTAAGCATGCAGTAACACATTTCCGTGTTATAGAAAGATTTAATGATTTTACACATGTAGAATGCCGCTTAGAAACGGGTAGAACACACCAAATCCGCGTGCATATGAAATATATTGGTTATCCTCTAGTTGGTGATCCAAAATATGGCCCAAGGAAAACATTACCAATTGAAGGTCAAGCATTACACGCTGGCGTATTAGGATTTGTGCACCCAAGGACAGAAGAATATTTAGAATTCTCAGCACCAATTCCAACAGAATTCGAAGAACTATTAAAATCGTTAAAAAGTGATTGA
- the lspA gene encoding signal peptidase II produces the protein MKGRKFSNRGGIVVRYYLIALIVILLDQVTKWLVVQYMEIGQHIKIIDNFLYLSSHRNAGAAWGILEGQMWFFYIITVAVVIGLIIYMQKLPSDQNWMKLALALMLGGAIGNFIDRLFRKEVVDFVNTYIFTYDFPIFNVADSALVVGVGIILVLTILEGKKEKEQIN, from the coding sequence ATGAAAGGTAGGAAATTTTCGAATCGTGGAGGAATTGTTGTGAGATACTATCTTATCGCACTTATTGTTATCTTATTAGACCAAGTCACAAAATGGCTAGTAGTACAGTATATGGAAATTGGTCAACATATTAAGATCATAGATAACTTCTTATATCTATCATCCCACCGAAATGCTGGAGCAGCGTGGGGAATTTTAGAAGGACAAATGTGGTTCTTTTACATCATTACAGTAGCAGTAGTTATTGGATTAATAATTTATATGCAAAAATTACCGTCAGACCAAAATTGGATGAAGTTAGCCTTAGCGTTAATGTTAGGTGGAGCAATAGGAAACTTTATTGATCGCTTATTCCGTAAAGAGGTTGTAGACTTTGTTAATACGTATATTTTCACTTACGACTTTCCTATTTTTAACGTTGCAGATTCTGCATTAGTTGTAGGAGTAGGTATCATATTAGTATTAACGATATTAGAAGGTAAAAAGGAAAAGGAGCAAATTAATTAA
- the ileS gene encoding isoleucine--tRNA ligase, with product MEYKDTLLMPKTDFPMRGNLPNREPQMQEKWSEMDIYKKVQERTKGRPFFILHDGPPYANGDIHMGHALNKVLKDFIVRYKSMSGYHSPYVPGWDTHGLPIETALTKNKKVNRKEMSVAEFRKLCEEYAYDQVDRQRDQFMRLGVTGDWFNPYITLKPEYEAQQIKVFGDMARNGLIYKGLKPVYWSPSSESALAEAEIEYQDKRSASIYVSFSVVDGKGVLEGDESFIIWTTTPWTIPANLGISVHPELDYSIVKVEDKKFVIATELLEAVTKELEWETAEVVKTVKGKELEHVLAKHPLYDRTSLVMLGEHVTTDAGTGCVHTAPGHGEDDFVVGQKYGLDVLCPVDSRGYMTNEAAGFEGLFYDEANKPITEKLTEVGALLKLSFITHSYPHDWRTKKPTIFRATAQWFASIDKIRDQLLEAVAETKWVPAWGETRLHNMVRDRGDWCISRQRAWGVPIPVFYAENGEAIITDETINHVSALFREHGSNIWFEKEAKDLLPEGFTHLGSPNGHFSKETDIMDVWFDSGSSHQSVLEERDDLQRPADLYLEGSDQYRGWFNSSLTTGVAVTGKAPYKGILSHGFALDGQGRKMSKSLGNVVLPSKVMNQLGADILRLWVASVDYQADVRVSDDILKQVAEVYRKIRNTFRFLLGNLADFDPNQHAVNVENLRDVDKYMLVKLNNLMSKVKKGYDEYEFATIYHAVHNFCAIELSSFYLDFAKDILYIEATDNSERRAIQTVLYETLLALTKLVAPILPHTADEVWSHISFVQEESVQLVDMPEALSISNSDEIEKKWDAFMELRDDVLKALEVARNEKVIGKSLTAHVTLYPNVSTKELLDSIEENVQQLFIVSGLTVETSKETAPENAHVFENVAITIENAKGETCERCWVVTPTVGEDTDHPTLCPRCASVVKNNYTTN from the coding sequence ATGGAGTACAAAGACACATTACTTATGCCAAAAACAGATTTCCCAATGAGAGGAAACCTACCTAATAGAGAACCTCAAATGCAAGAAAAATGGTCCGAAATGGACATCTATAAAAAAGTACAAGAAAGAACAAAAGGCAGACCTTTCTTCATCCTACACGACGGACCACCATACGCAAATGGTGACATCCACATGGGTCACGCATTAAATAAAGTTTTAAAGGACTTCATCGTTCGTTATAAATCAATGAGTGGTTATCACTCTCCGTATGTGCCTGGTTGGGATACACATGGTTTACCAATCGAAACAGCATTAACGAAGAATAAAAAAGTAAACAGAAAAGAAATGTCAGTAGCTGAATTCCGTAAACTTTGTGAAGAATATGCATATGATCAAGTCGATAGGCAACGTGATCAGTTCATGCGTTTAGGAGTAACTGGTGATTGGTTCAACCCATACATCACATTAAAACCAGAATATGAAGCGCAACAAATTAAAGTATTTGGTGATATGGCAAGAAACGGTTTAATCTATAAAGGCTTAAAGCCTGTATATTGGTCTCCATCAAGTGAGTCAGCACTTGCTGAAGCGGAGATTGAATACCAAGATAAACGATCTGCTTCCATTTATGTTTCCTTCTCAGTAGTCGATGGCAAAGGCGTTTTAGAAGGAGACGAAAGTTTCATTATCTGGACAACAACTCCATGGACAATTCCTGCTAACTTAGGTATTTCTGTACACCCTGAATTAGATTACAGCATTGTAAAAGTAGAAGATAAGAAGTTTGTTATTGCAACTGAACTATTAGAAGCAGTAACTAAAGAACTTGAATGGGAAACTGCAGAAGTAGTGAAGACAGTAAAAGGAAAAGAATTAGAGCATGTTCTTGCTAAACATCCATTATACGATCGCACTTCACTTGTTATGTTAGGTGAACACGTTACAACTGACGCTGGTACTGGGTGTGTCCATACTGCACCAGGACATGGAGAAGATGACTTTGTAGTTGGTCAAAAATACGGCTTAGACGTTTTGTGTCCAGTTGATAGTCGTGGATATATGACAAATGAAGCAGCTGGATTTGAGGGGCTTTTCTATGATGAGGCAAACAAACCAATTACTGAAAAACTAACAGAAGTTGGTGCCCTGCTAAAACTAAGTTTTATCACACACTCTTACCCACACGACTGGAGAACGAAAAAACCTACAATTTTCCGTGCAACAGCTCAATGGTTTGCTTCCATTGATAAAATCCGTGACCAATTACTAGAAGCGGTTGCAGAAACAAAATGGGTTCCAGCATGGGGTGAAACACGTCTGCACAATATGGTTCGTGACCGTGGAGATTGGTGTATTTCTCGTCAACGTGCATGGGGTGTTCCAATTCCAGTATTTTATGCGGAAAATGGGGAAGCAATTATTACGGATGAAACGATTAACCATGTTTCAGCACTATTTAGAGAGCACGGTTCAAATATATGGTTTGAAAAAGAAGCGAAAGACTTATTACCTGAAGGATTTACTCATCTAGGAAGTCCAAACGGTCACTTCTCTAAAGAAACAGATATTATGGATGTTTGGTTTGACTCTGGATCTTCCCATCAATCTGTATTAGAAGAAAGAGATGACCTACAACGTCCAGCCGATCTTTATTTAGAAGGTTCTGACCAATATCGTGGTTGGTTTAACTCTTCTTTAACAACTGGTGTGGCAGTAACTGGAAAAGCTCCTTATAAAGGAATTTTAAGCCACGGTTTTGCACTAGATGGACAAGGAAGAAAAATGAGTAAATCATTAGGAAATGTAGTACTTCCATCAAAAGTCATGAACCAACTAGGTGCTGATATTTTACGTTTATGGGTAGCTTCCGTTGACTATCAAGCGGATGTAAGAGTTTCCGATGATATTTTAAAACAAGTTGCTGAAGTTTATCGTAAAATTAGAAACACATTCCGTTTCTTATTAGGAAATCTTGCGGACTTTGATCCAAATCAGCATGCTGTTAATGTAGAAAACCTAAGAGATGTAGATAAATATATGTTAGTGAAATTAAATAATTTAATGTCAAAAGTGAAAAAGGGTTATGATGAGTATGAGTTTGCAACAATCTATCATGCTGTACACAACTTCTGTGCAATTGAATTAAGTTCATTCTATTTAGACTTTGCGAAAGATATTTTATATATTGAAGCAACGGATAATAGTGAAAGACGTGCCATTCAAACAGTGTTATATGAAACATTATTAGCATTAACAAAGTTAGTAGCACCTATTTTGCCTCACACGGCAGATGAAGTGTGGTCTCACATTTCATTTGTACAAGAGGAAAGTGTTCAACTAGTAGATATGCCTGAAGCTTTATCTATTTCCAATTCCGATGAAATTGAAAAGAAATGGGATGCATTTATGGAGTTACGTGATGATGTATTAAAAGCATTAGAAGTTGCTCGTAACGAAAAAGTTATTGGAAAATCATTAACGGCGCACGTTACTTTGTATCCAAATGTATCAACAAAAGAGCTACTAGATTCAATTGAAGAAAATGTTCAACAATTATTTATCGTTTCCGGACTGACAGTTGAAACTTCGAAAGAAACTGCACCTGAAAATGCACACGTATTTGAGAACGTAGCCATTACGATTGAAAATGCAAAAGGCGAAACTTGTGAACGTTGCTGGGTTGTAACACCGACAGTTGGAGAAGATACAGATCACCCAACGCTTTGCCCACGTTGTGCATCTGTTGTGAAAAATAACTATACGACAAATTAA
- a CDS encoding DivIVA domain-containing protein → MPLTPLDIHNKEFSKGFRGYDEDEVNEFLDQVIKDYEMVIREKKELEEKSKDLNERLSHFSSIEQTLNKSILVAQETAEDVKRNAQKEAKLIIKEAEKNADRIINESLIKSRKIQVEIEELKKTSKVFRNRFKMLIEAQLDMISSDDWEHLMEYENKEEKTEENRV, encoded by the coding sequence ATGCCGTTAACACCACTTGATATTCACAATAAAGAATTTAGTAAAGGATTTCGCGGATACGACGAAGACGAAGTGAATGAATTTCTAGATCAAGTAATCAAAGATTACGAAATGGTCATCCGTGAGAAGAAAGAATTAGAGGAAAAATCAAAAGACCTTAACGAACGCCTTTCTCATTTTAGTTCAATAGAGCAAACGCTTAATAAATCTATTTTAGTTGCACAAGAAACAGCTGAAGATGTGAAAAGGAATGCTCAAAAAGAAGCAAAACTTATCATTAAAGAAGCAGAGAAGAATGCAGACCGCATTATAAATGAATCATTAATCAAATCAAGAAAAATACAAGTTGAAATTGAAGAGTTGAAAAAAACGTCAAAAGTTTTCCGCAATCGTTTTAAAATGTTAATTGAAGCTCAATTAGATATGATTAGCAGTGACGATTGGGAGCATTTAATGGAGTATGAAAACAAAGAAGAAAAAACGGAAGAAAATCGAGTATAA
- a CDS encoding YlmH family RNA-binding protein — translation MSIYQHFRKEEHEFIDKIVSWKEYVQRVYTSKLTDFLDPREQEILSSIIGQNGEVQFILNGGHPNAERKRAFIFPHYIVPNEEDFQLKAFEIQYAQKFVKIDHRHVLGALMNIGLKRSKYGDISIAGKDVFIVVSTEIADFVKMELNEVGKATVTLKDIPTKQVKLDVEKWEEASTTASSLRIDTIIASVYNISRQKAQILIEGQKVKVNWKLIDQTSFDCEEGDVISVRGFGRSKLVSVDGKTKKDKYRIIVGKQK, via the coding sequence ATGTCCATATATCAGCATTTCAGGAAAGAGGAACATGAATTTATTGATAAGATAGTTAGTTGGAAAGAATATGTACAACGTGTATATACTTCTAAACTTACAGATTTCTTAGATCCAAGAGAACAAGAAATATTATCATCCATCATTGGTCAAAACGGCGAAGTGCAATTTATTTTAAACGGCGGGCATCCTAATGCTGAAAGAAAGAGAGCTTTTATTTTTCCACATTATATTGTTCCAAACGAAGAAGATTTTCAACTGAAAGCATTTGAAATTCAATATGCTCAAAAATTTGTAAAGATTGACCATAGACATGTTTTAGGAGCATTAATGAACATTGGTTTGAAAAGAAGTAAATATGGTGATATTTCCATAGCTGGAAAAGATGTTTTTATTGTTGTATCCACTGAAATAGCTGACTTTGTAAAAATGGAGTTAAATGAAGTAGGTAAAGCAACTGTTACCCTTAAAGATATTCCTACTAAGCAAGTGAAGCTGGATGTGGAGAAATGGGAAGAGGCTAGTACAACTGCTTCTTCTTTGCGAATTGATACGATCATCGCATCCGTATATAATATCTCTCGTCAAAAGGCTCAAATACTTATCGAAGGTCAAAAAGTAAAAGTGAATTGGAAGTTAATCGACCAAACATCTTTTGATTGTGAAGAAGGAGATGTTATATCTGTTAGAGGATTTGGTCGTAGTAAGCTTGTTTCTGTAGATGGTAAAACTAAAAAAGATAAATATCGAATTATTGTAGGAAAACAAAAATAA
- a CDS encoding YggT family protein → MVFILNLILQLVGIYTILLVIYVLMSWFPNARESSIGRMIGKVCEPYLDMFRKIIPPLGMIDISPIVAILALRFASDGLLYLFRILGLYP, encoded by the coding sequence TTGGTATTTATATTGAATTTAATCCTACAACTAGTTGGAATATATACCATATTGTTAGTAATATATGTTTTAATGTCATGGTTTCCTAATGCAAGGGAATCTTCTATTGGGCGTATGATAGGAAAAGTTTGCGAGCCTTATTTAGATATGTTTCGAAAAATCATACCGCCACTTGGTATGATTGATATCTCGCCTATTGTTGCAATTTTGGCTTTACGTTTTGCATCAGATGGTTTACTTTATTTATTTAGAATCCTAGGCCTTTATCCTTAA
- a CDS encoding cell division protein SepF, with amino-acid sequence MSIRTKIKSLFALEDEYEYKEQETFEEEVVQEPKKTRSSFHQTQPTKNTQNVVSLQSVQKSAKLILMEPRSYSEAQEVADHLKSRRAVIVNLQRIQPSEARKIVDYLGGTVYAIDGRLEPIGKDIIICTPDNVDIAGSISEFMQHEEDYNSSKRW; translated from the coding sequence ATGAGTATTAGAACTAAAATAAAGAGCTTATTTGCATTAGAGGATGAATACGAATATAAAGAACAAGAGACTTTTGAAGAAGAAGTTGTTCAAGAACCTAAGAAAACTCGTTCCTCCTTTCATCAAACTCAACCAACAAAGAATACACAAAATGTTGTAAGTTTACAGAGTGTCCAAAAGTCTGCCAAACTAATATTAATGGAACCAAGAAGTTATTCTGAAGCACAAGAAGTAGCAGACCATTTGAAGAGCAGAAGAGCGGTTATTGTAAATTTACAACGTATTCAACCTAGTGAGGCAAGAAAGATTGTCGATTATTTAGGAGGAACGGTATACGCAATAGATGGCCGTCTTGAACCAATTGGAAAAGATATTATTATTTGTACTCCAGATAATGTTGATATTGCTGGATCTATCTCTGAATTTATGCAACATGAAGAAGACTATAATAGTAGTAAAAGGTGGTAG
- a CDS encoding YggS family pyridoxal phosphate-dependent enzyme yields MSVKQNFAHIKENIKRASISISRNAEEIHIIAVTKYVSIQRAKEAVDAGVQHLGENRDEGFLQKWDELKDTVSWHYIGTLQSRKVKNVVDKIDYLHSLDRVSLAEEIEKRANKVINCFIQVNTSEEKSKHGIQRSEVLPFIKQLEQFKKIKVVGLMTMAPFTDNEEIVRDCFRELRNLQQKVQSLHLEHAPCKELSMGMSNDYIIAVEEGATFIRIGSALVGNE; encoded by the coding sequence TTGTCGGTAAAACAGAACTTTGCTCATATTAAAGAGAATATTAAAAGAGCATCCATAAGCATTAGTCGTAATGCTGAAGAAATTCACATCATTGCTGTTACTAAGTATGTCTCTATTCAAAGGGCAAAAGAAGCAGTGGATGCTGGAGTACAACATTTAGGTGAAAACAGAGACGAAGGGTTTCTCCAAAAATGGGACGAGCTGAAAGACACTGTTTCCTGGCACTATATCGGTACGTTACAATCAAGAAAAGTGAAGAATGTTGTAGATAAGATAGATTACTTACATTCATTAGATAGAGTTAGCCTAGCCGAAGAAATTGAAAAGCGTGCCAACAAGGTAATTAATTGCTTTATCCAAGTGAACACTTCTGAAGAAAAAAGTAAGCATGGAATTCAACGTAGTGAAGTATTGCCTTTTATTAAACAACTCGAACAGTTTAAAAAGATTAAAGTAGTTGGGCTAATGACTATGGCTCCTTTTACGGATAATGAAGAAATAGTGCGGGATTGTTTTAGGGAACTTAGGAATCTACAGCAAAAAGTACAATCTTTACATCTAGAACATGCACCATGTAAGGAACTATCAATGGGAATGTCAAATGACTATATAATTGCAGTTGAAGAAGGCGCTACGTTTATTAGAATTGGTTCTGCACTTGTAGGTAACGAATAA
- the pgeF gene encoding peptidoglycan editing factor PgeF, translated as MTEPFQLINESFLTISEWQNQQPNLTVGFTTKNGGVSHGNFSSLNLGLHVNDDELSVQQNKKYLANLLSLSTNKWVGCNQVHDNKIMKVEKKHAGAGVMDEETSIQKTDGIYTKEKDILLTLCFADCVPLYFWTENMVGLAHAGWQGTVKLIGPEMINKLVREEEIDPKEVKVAIGPSISSEHYIVDDKVINAVTPLIHKEEKHLVYKEISEGQYSLDLKLLNKLLLLKVGVKVENILVSNFCTSENSDLFFSHRRDKGKSGRMISFIGMK; from the coding sequence GTGACTGAACCATTTCAATTAATAAATGAGAGCTTTCTCACAATCTCAGAATGGCAAAACCAACAGCCTAATTTAACTGTAGGGTTTACAACTAAAAATGGTGGGGTTAGTCACGGCAATTTTTCTTCCTTGAATTTAGGTTTACACGTAAACGATGATGAACTGAGTGTACAGCAAAATAAAAAGTACTTAGCAAACCTTTTATCTTTATCTACTAACAAATGGGTAGGATGTAATCAAGTTCATGACAATAAGATCATGAAGGTAGAAAAGAAACATGCAGGTGCTGGTGTAATGGATGAAGAAACTTCTATTCAAAAAACGGATGGCATCTATACAAAAGAGAAAGACATTTTATTAACGTTATGTTTTGCTGACTGTGTTCCACTCTATTTCTGGACAGAAAATATGGTTGGATTAGCACACGCTGGATGGCAAGGCACTGTGAAACTAATTGGTCCAGAAATGATTAATAAGTTAGTGCGTGAGGAAGAAATAGACCCTAAAGAAGTGAAAGTTGCTATAGGTCCGTCTATTTCTTCTGAACACTATATTGTTGATGATAAAGTAATCAATGCAGTTACCCCATTAATACATAAAGAAGAAAAACATCTAGTTTATAAAGAAATTAGTGAAGGGCAATATTCATTGGATCTAAAGTTATTAAACAAACTTTTACTTCTAAAAGTTGGAGTAAAAGTAGAAAATATTTTAGTATCTAACTTTTGTACGAGTGAAAATAGTGACCTTTTCTTTTCTCATAGGAGAGATAAAGGAAAATCAGGAAGAATGATAAGTTTTATTGGAATGAAATAA